Proteins encoded in a region of the Haloglomus salinum genome:
- a CDS encoding NUDIX hydrolase has protein sequence MDLSRVIRHDPVSVTDEEREAGVLVSVVDPGNDEWPHGGVPEDPHVLFIKRQDDLGEHAGQMSFPGGGREDVDPDLEGTALREAREEVGVEPANADVVGRLDDIRTVTRYAVRPYVARVPDASYQPCDTREVAEVAALSVEDLTDRTNYDSERRDHPHYGDIRLHYFRVDGYTVWGATGRMLVQFLELTTDWEMPPEPDREVEADAEFPV, from the coding sequence ATGGACCTGTCCCGGGTAATCCGGCACGACCCCGTCTCGGTGACGGACGAGGAGCGCGAGGCCGGCGTGCTGGTGTCGGTGGTCGACCCCGGCAACGACGAGTGGCCTCACGGCGGCGTCCCCGAGGACCCGCACGTGCTGTTCATCAAGCGCCAGGACGACCTCGGCGAGCACGCCGGGCAGATGAGCTTTCCGGGGGGTGGCCGCGAGGACGTGGACCCCGACCTCGAGGGGACGGCGCTCCGCGAGGCCCGCGAGGAGGTCGGCGTCGAGCCGGCGAACGCGGACGTGGTCGGGCGGCTGGACGACATCCGCACCGTCACCCGCTACGCCGTCCGGCCGTACGTCGCGCGCGTCCCGGACGCCAGCTACCAGCCCTGCGATACCCGCGAGGTCGCCGAGGTCGCCGCGCTCTCGGTCGAGGACCTCACCGACCGCACGAACTACGACTCCGAGCGCCGCGACCACCCACACTACGGCGACATCCGACTCCACTACTTCCGGGTCGACGGCTACACCGTGTGGGGGGCGACCGGCCGGATGCTGGTGCAGTTCCTCGAACTCACGACGGACTGGGAGATGCCGCCCGAACCGGACCGCGAGGTCGAGGCCGACGCCGAGTTTCCGGTCTGA
- a CDS encoding aldehyde ferredoxin oxidoreductase family protein — MTDLGGFQDHVARVDLSEGSVGYESVDDEDARKYIGARGLGVKYVFDQGPDVDPLGEDNLLAFMNGPLTGTQVTMSGRIAICTKSPLTGTVTDSHHGGWSGARLKWAGFDGLLFEGRADEPVYAFVEDGEVTLHDASDLWGKGVHDTMEALEERHEGAYGKNLSTMAIGEGGENEVKFACIMNEDDRASGRGGTGCVMGNKNLKAVVVKSTTKMQKPADPETFKKGHQQAMQLIQESEVTGPNEGGLSLYGTNVLMNATEEMSGLPARNGKYTSTSDARDDGWGADDFDSERVSGENVRENILVDEPTCHSCPVACKKEVEVDVMHKGEELNVRTESYEYESAWALGPNSGHTERDDIALMLQRCNDHGIDTIDAGNTMAMAMEMTEEGKLDGLGDGIEWGDTEEMVEMLTKIATRETELADHLAEGPNHLAEEFDAHENSLAVKGQSMAAYDPRCMKGMGIGYATSNRGGCHLRGYTPAAEILGIPEKVDPYAWEGKGELCATFQDMHAISDSFDICKFNAFAEGVEEYVLQYNGMTGLDVGEEELMQAGERVYNLERYYNNLNGFDGEDDSLPERFLPDEPGSIPGQGASEGEVCELEPMKEEYYEHRGWVDGVVPDEKLDELDIEVGPGTGVSAGSGAAAPSDD, encoded by the coding sequence ATGACAGATCTCGGCGGATTCCAGGACCACGTCGCCCGCGTCGACCTCTCGGAGGGGTCGGTGGGCTACGAAAGTGTAGACGACGAGGACGCGCGCAAGTACATCGGCGCGCGCGGCCTCGGTGTGAAGTACGTCTTCGATCAGGGGCCCGACGTGGACCCGCTGGGCGAGGACAACCTCCTCGCGTTCATGAACGGCCCGCTCACGGGGACGCAGGTGACGATGTCGGGGCGCATCGCCATCTGTACGAAGTCCCCGCTGACGGGGACGGTGACGGACAGCCACCACGGCGGCTGGTCCGGTGCGCGGCTCAAGTGGGCCGGCTTCGACGGCCTCCTGTTCGAGGGGCGCGCCGACGAGCCGGTGTACGCCTTCGTCGAGGACGGCGAGGTCACGCTCCACGACGCCTCCGACCTCTGGGGCAAGGGTGTCCACGACACGATGGAGGCACTCGAGGAGCGCCACGAGGGCGCCTACGGCAAGAACCTCTCCACGATGGCCATCGGGGAGGGCGGCGAGAACGAGGTGAAGTTCGCCTGCATCATGAACGAGGACGACCGCGCCTCGGGCCGGGGCGGGACCGGCTGCGTGATGGGTAACAAGAACCTGAAAGCCGTCGTCGTGAAGTCCACGACGAAGATGCAGAAGCCGGCGGACCCCGAGACGTTCAAGAAGGGTCACCAGCAGGCGATGCAGCTCATCCAGGAGTCCGAAGTGACGGGCCCGAACGAGGGCGGGCTCTCGCTGTACGGGACGAACGTCCTGATGAACGCGACCGAGGAGATGTCCGGGCTCCCGGCGCGCAACGGGAAGTACACGTCAACGAGCGACGCCCGTGACGACGGCTGGGGCGCCGACGACTTCGACTCCGAGCGCGTCTCCGGCGAGAACGTCCGCGAGAACATCCTCGTCGACGAGCCGACCTGTCACTCCTGCCCGGTCGCGTGCAAGAAGGAGGTCGAGGTCGACGTGATGCACAAGGGCGAGGAGCTGAACGTCCGCACGGAATCGTACGAGTACGAGTCGGCGTGGGCGCTCGGCCCCAACTCCGGCCACACCGAGCGCGACGACATCGCGCTCATGCTCCAGCGCTGCAACGACCACGGCATCGACACCATCGACGCCGGCAACACGATGGCGATGGCGATGGAGATGACCGAGGAGGGCAAGCTGGACGGCCTCGGCGACGGCATCGAGTGGGGCGACACCGAGGAGATGGTCGAGATGCTGACGAAGATCGCCACCCGCGAGACGGAGCTCGCGGACCACCTCGCCGAGGGGCCGAACCACCTCGCCGAGGAGTTCGACGCCCACGAGAACTCGCTGGCCGTCAAGGGCCAGTCGATGGCCGCCTACGACCCGCGCTGCATGAAGGGGATGGGCATCGGCTACGCCACCTCGAACCGTGGTGGGTGTCACCTGCGCGGCTACACGCCCGCCGCCGAGATTCTCGGCATCCCGGAGAAGGTCGACCCGTACGCCTGGGAGGGGAAGGGTGAGCTGTGTGCCACCTTCCAGGACATGCACGCCATCTCCGACTCGTTCGACATCTGCAAGTTCAACGCCTTCGCGGAGGGCGTCGAGGAGTACGTCCTCCAGTACAACGGGATGACCGGGCTCGATGTCGGCGAGGAGGAACTCATGCAGGCGGGCGAGCGGGTCTACAACCTCGAGCGCTACTACAACAACCTCAACGGGTTCGACGGCGAGGACGACTCGCTGCCCGAGCGGTTCCTGCCCGACGAGCCCGGCTCCATCCCGGGCCAGGGCGCCTCCGAGGGCGAGGTCTGTGAACTCGAACCGATGAAGGAGGAGTACTACGAGCACCGCGGCTGGGTCGACGGCGTCGTTCCCGACGAGAAACTGGACGAGCTGGACATCGAGGTCGGGCCCGGCACGGGTGTCTCCGCGGGCAGCGGCGCGGCCGCGCCCAGCGACGACTAA
- a CDS encoding aryl-sulfate sulfotransferase, translating to MESVSERLRARLTGARRRLAESRAWRARAALLVVLLLLLSPTVVSAATDRGTRLGPGTVEQPAENTTYVSVQGFHFKGVGNAKKPARVVAAAGDAQGRQLISGVDNDLPFPARWFYDTDPLPNGNLLVTSTNPGGTVVFSYDPAADEVAWSESFDFHDTHDVDQINGDQLLIANMREYEDGVSNDRILVYDRGNDSVVWEWTFNQHYPNSTEGGFKPDWTHVNDVDKVGDGRYLASPRNFDQVILVNRSTNDIEYQLGSDGNHSRLFEQHNPDFWVDEQGNPTVLVADSENDRVVEFTHEDGSWEEVWSVGGFNWPRDADRLPNGNTLVTDSLNHRAVEITPEGEVVWEFYAAWAPYDSERGAPGSNGPSMAALGESGSHEVTGGAGEGPASQETFPDWLRGSTAGTPVESFGEEVADRYQHITPFLRPVWMSSWALLGVFLAIPLLLGWGIGELVYARRRIAATLRDLAGRGSGSGDRV from the coding sequence ATGGAATCGGTCTCCGAGCGCCTGCGTGCCCGCCTCACGGGGGCGCGACGGCGCCTCGCCGAATCGCGGGCCTGGCGCGCCCGCGCGGCCCTCCTCGTGGTGCTGCTCCTCCTGCTGAGCCCGACGGTCGTCTCCGCGGCCACCGACCGCGGCACCCGGCTCGGGCCGGGCACGGTCGAACAGCCCGCCGAGAACACGACCTACGTCTCCGTCCAGGGGTTCCACTTCAAGGGCGTCGGCAACGCGAAGAAGCCGGCGCGCGTCGTCGCCGCCGCCGGGGACGCCCAGGGTCGCCAGCTCATCTCCGGTGTCGACAACGACCTGCCGTTCCCGGCCCGCTGGTTCTACGACACCGACCCGCTGCCGAACGGGAACCTGCTCGTGACCAGCACGAACCCCGGCGGGACGGTCGTCTTCTCGTACGACCCCGCGGCCGACGAGGTGGCGTGGTCCGAGTCGTTCGACTTCCACGACACCCACGACGTCGACCAGATCAACGGCGACCAGTTGCTCATCGCCAACATGCGCGAGTACGAGGACGGCGTCTCGAACGACCGCATCCTCGTCTACGACCGCGGCAACGACTCGGTCGTCTGGGAGTGGACGTTCAACCAGCACTACCCCAACTCGACCGAGGGCGGCTTCAAGCCCGACTGGACCCACGTCAACGACGTGGACAAGGTCGGTGACGGTCGCTACCTCGCATCCCCGCGCAACTTCGACCAGGTCATCCTCGTGAACCGCTCGACGAACGACATCGAGTACCAGCTCGGCAGCGACGGGAACCACTCCCGGCTGTTCGAGCAGCACAACCCCGACTTCTGGGTGGACGAGCAGGGCAACCCGACCGTCCTCGTCGCGGACTCCGAGAACGACCGCGTCGTCGAGTTCACCCACGAGGACGGCTCGTGGGAGGAGGTCTGGAGCGTCGGGGGCTTCAACTGGCCCCGCGACGCCGACCGCCTCCCCAACGGGAACACACTCGTCACCGACTCGCTCAACCACCGGGCCGTCGAGATAACGCCCGAGGGCGAGGTCGTCTGGGAGTTCTACGCGGCGTGGGCCCCCTACGACTCCGAGCGCGGGGCGCCCGGCTCGAACGGCCCGTCGATGGCCGCGCTGGGCGAGTCCGGCAGTCACGAGGTGACCGGCGGCGCCGGCGAGGGCCCGGCCTCGCAGGAGACGTTCCCGGACTGGCTCCGTGGCTCGACGGCCGGCACCCCGGTCGAGTCGTTCGGGGAGGAGGTCGCCGACCGCTACCAGCATATCACGCCGTTCCTCCGCCCGGTCTGGATGTCGTCGTGGGCGCTGCTGGGGGTCTTCCTCGCCATCCCGCTGCTCCTGGGCTGGGGCATCGGGGAACTGGTGTACGCCCGCCGGCGCATCGCCGCGACGCTCCGTGACCTGGCGGGACGTGGTAGCGGCTCGGGCGACCGCGTGTAG
- the gpmI gene encoding 2,3-bisphosphoglycerate-independent phosphoglycerate mutase, giving the protein MRGALIVLDGWGLAPEDQSGRDAVVAADTPNFDRYRETGTSGTLTTHGRAVGLPEGQMGNSEVGHLNIGAGRVVKQDSTRVSDDIADGSFFTNDRLVSAFEYADRNDGHVNFMGLLSDGGVHSMQEHLHALVELADRQDVPAVTHAFTDGRDTAPTSGAGFLEEFAAVAEEYGTGHVATVTGRYYAMDRDQNWERTKRAFDAIVDREAPHEAASAVEAVERSYARDTTDEYVEPTLVDDAPALSDGDAVVFFNFRADRARQLVRMLADIRPEWDLDTSPPDTRVVTMTEYDATFDLPVAYPPNQPADVLGEVLADAGLTQLRAAESEKYAHVTYFLNGGREVAFDGEEREIVDSPDVATYDQQPEMHAPELTDAVVGRIEREDPAALVLNYANPDMVGHTGDFDAAVAAVEAVDEQLGRLVAACHDAGAHVLVTADHGNADDMGTEADPHTAHTTNPVPFVSLPPEGGDGGVEVRDGGVLADLAPTLLDRIGLDQPEAMTGESLLE; this is encoded by the coding sequence ATGCGAGGCGCGCTCATCGTGCTGGACGGCTGGGGGCTCGCCCCCGAGGACCAGAGCGGGCGAGACGCCGTGGTGGCGGCCGACACGCCCAACTTCGACCGCTATCGCGAGACCGGCACGTCCGGGACGCTCACCACCCACGGCCGCGCGGTCGGTCTTCCGGAGGGACAGATGGGCAACAGCGAGGTCGGCCACCTCAACATCGGGGCGGGCCGCGTCGTCAAGCAGGACTCGACCCGCGTCTCCGACGACATCGCCGACGGGTCGTTCTTCACGAACGACCGGCTGGTGTCGGCGTTCGAGTACGCCGACCGGAACGACGGGCACGTCAACTTCATGGGGCTGCTCAGCGACGGTGGGGTCCACTCGATGCAGGAACACCTCCACGCGCTCGTCGAACTCGCCGACCGCCAGGACGTGCCGGCCGTCACCCACGCCTTCACCGACGGGCGGGACACCGCCCCGACCTCGGGTGCAGGCTTCCTCGAAGAGTTCGCGGCCGTCGCCGAGGAGTACGGCACCGGCCACGTCGCCACCGTGACGGGCCGCTACTACGCGATGGACCGCGACCAGAACTGGGAGCGCACGAAGCGGGCCTTCGACGCCATCGTCGACCGCGAGGCGCCACACGAGGCCGCCTCCGCGGTCGAGGCGGTCGAGCGGTCCTACGCACGCGACACGACCGACGAGTACGTCGAGCCGACGCTCGTCGACGACGCGCCGGCGCTCTCGGACGGCGACGCGGTGGTCTTCTTCAACTTCCGGGCCGACCGCGCCCGGCAACTGGTCCGGATGCTCGCGGACATCCGCCCGGAATGGGACCTCGACACCTCGCCGCCCGACACCCGGGTCGTGACGATGACCGAGTACGACGCCACGTTCGACCTGCCGGTGGCGTACCCGCCGAACCAGCCCGCGGACGTGCTGGGCGAGGTGCTCGCGGACGCGGGCCTGACACAGCTTCGGGCCGCCGAGTCCGAGAAGTACGCCCACGTCACCTACTTCCTCAACGGGGGTCGTGAGGTCGCGTTCGATGGTGAGGAGCGCGAAATCGTGGACAGTCCGGATGTGGCGACGTACGACCAGCAGCCGGAGATGCACGCGCCCGAACTCACGGACGCGGTCGTCGGCCGCATCGAGCGCGAGGACCCGGCCGCGCTCGTGCTGAACTACGCCAATCCGGACATGGTCGGGCACACGGGCGACTTCGACGCGGCCGTCGCCGCTGTCGAGGCCGTCGACGAACAGCTCGGGCGGCTGGTGGCCGCGTGCCACGACGCCGGCGCGCACGTGCTGGTCACGGCCGACCACGGTAACGCCGACGACATGGGGACGGAAGCGGACCCGCACACGGCCCACACGACGAACCCGGTCCCGTTCGTCTCGCTGCCGCCCGAGGGCGGCGACGGGGGCGTGGAGGTCCGAGATGGGGGCGTCCTGGCGGACCTCGCGCCGACGCTGCTGGACCGGATAGGTCTCGACCAGCCCGAGGCGATGACCGGCGAGTCGCTGCTGGAGTGA
- a CDS encoding SHOCT domain-containing protein — protein MSTNTSNSRLLTLVLVLLGILVLVPLLFMGLGMVGYGMMAGWGGTTWGGHMWGGGTGMTGGMFLLAILLRLVLLAGLVGGGYLLYRTLTADSEGGDTALEELRLAYARGDLSDEEFERRKETLERED, from the coding sequence ATGTCCACCAACACCTCCAACAGTCGGCTCCTGACGCTCGTGCTCGTCCTGCTCGGTATCCTCGTCCTCGTCCCGCTCCTGTTCATGGGGCTCGGGATGGTCGGCTACGGCATGATGGCCGGCTGGGGCGGGACGACGTGGGGCGGGCATATGTGGGGCGGCGGGACCGGGATGACGGGCGGGATGTTCCTGCTCGCGATCCTGCTCCGACTCGTGCTCCTCGCCGGCCTCGTCGGTGGCGGGTACCTGCTCTACCGGACGCTGACGGCCGACAGCGAGGGCGGTGACACCGCGCTCGAGGAACTGCGGCTGGCATACGCCCGCGGCGACCTGAGCGACGAGGAGTTCGAGCGGCGCAAGGAGACCCTCGAACGCGAAGACTGA